The following are encoded in a window of Cucurbita pepo subsp. pepo cultivar mu-cu-16 chromosome LG12, ASM280686v2, whole genome shotgun sequence genomic DNA:
- the LOC111807203 gene encoding glutathione gamma-glutamylcysteinyltransferase 3-like, with amino-acid sequence MAVAGFYRRVLPSPPAIDFSSSDGKRLFTEALGDGTMEGFFKLISYYQTQSEPAYCGLATLAVVLNALSIDPGRKWKGPWRWFDDTMLDCCEPLAKIKTDGITFGKVACLARCNGAKVVSFRANESTIDDFRKYVVSCSSSEDCHVITSYHRGAFKQTGSGHFSPIGGYHTGKDMVLILDVARFKYPPHWVPLTLLWDAMNTIDSATGLPRGYMILSKLPRGPSILYTLSCQHDGWNNIIKYLTEEIPQLLKTEDVKDVRELLSVVFKMPPPNLRQFIKWVAEVREKEDGNVKLNAEERGRLAVKEEILEQLRATELFKHVKQWLASETLCKGLTSSFDKDELHAIAASVCCQGAETLGGEQCWADRSCCKTDIHHLNGENEKAAVVVSGSVVSNVSTKQGVDMLVPLCKTDECCCEWPSVVDVLTILLLSLPQHIWSTVKEEKLLADINTLVAEKNLPASLQDEVLHLRQQMHLLMTDLGSQ; translated from the exons ATGGCCGTCGCCGGATTTTATCGTAGAGTTCTTCCCTCTCCTCCGGCTAtagatttttcttcttccgaTGGAAAG CGTCTGTTTACTGAGGCGCTTGGAGACGGAACCATGGAAGGGTTTTTCAAGTTGATTTCTTACTACCAAACGCAATCGGAACCTGCTTATTGTGGACTTGCCACCCTTGCCGTTGTCCTCAATGCTCTTTCTATTGATCCTGGTAGAAAATGGAAAG GTCCGTGGAGATGGTTTGATGACACTATGCTGGACTGCTGTGAACCTTTGGCAAAGATCAAAACTGATGGCATCACATTTGGCAAGGTTGCTTGTTTGGCTCGCTGCAATGGTGCTAAAGTGGTATCTTTTAGGGCAAATGAAAGCACCATCGACGATTTTCGCAAGTATGTCGTGTCATGTTCATCTTCTGAGGATTGTCATGTGATCACTTCCTACCATAGAGGAGCTTTTAAGCAG ACTGGAAGTGGCCATTTTTCCCCAATTGGGGGTTATCATACTGGAAAAGATATGGTTCTCATCTTGGATGTTGCGCGTTTCAAGTATCCTCCTCACTGGGTTCCTCTTACCCTACTGTGGGATGCCATGAACACAATTGACAGTGCAACAGGACTACCTAGAGG CTACATGATTTTATCAAAGCTTCCCAGGGGACCGTCTATTCTTTACACTCTG AGTTGTCAGCATGACGGTTGGAATAACATTATAAAATACTTAACAGAAGAAATTCCCCAACTTCTGAAAACAGAAGATGTGAAAGATGTAAGGGAATTACTTTCTGTAGTATTTAAAATGCCACCTCCAAATCTCAGACAATTTATCAAGTGGGTTGCAGAAGTCCGGGAGAAAGAGGATGGGAATGTAAAACTAAATGCAGAGGAGAGAGGAAGACTAGCTGTCAAG GAAGAGATATTGGAACAACTCCGAGCGACTGAACTCTTCAAACATGTCAAACAATGGTTGGCATCTGAGACACTATGCAAAGGCTTGACATCTTCGTTTGACAAAGATGAATTACATGCAATTGCTGCAAGTGTTTGTTGTCAAGGGGCAGAAACTTTAGGTGGGGAACAATGCTGGGCTGATCGAAGTTGCTGCAAAACCGATATCCATCATCTGAATGGTGAAAATGAGAAGGCAGCAGTGGTGGTGTCAGGGAGCGTTGTTAGTAATGTTAGTACTAAACAAGGGGTAGATATGTTGGTACCTTTGTGTAAAACAGATGAGTGTTGTTGTGAGTGGCCATCTGTTGTTGATGTTCTAACCATATTGTTGCTATCACTGCCCCAACATATTTGGTCCACCGTTAAAGAAGAGAAGCTGTTGGCAGACATTAACACACTTGTTGCAGAAAAGAACCTTCCTGCTTCGCTTCAGGATGAG GTTCTGCACTTGAGACAACAAATGCACCTTCTTATGACTGATCTCGGCTCTCAATAA
- the LOC111807800 gene encoding CRIB domain-containing protein RIC6-like, whose translation MSNGKVKGLLKGLRHIFENEKEAEMQIGLPTDVKHVAHIGWDGPSANNPSWMNEFSTAPSITSAPFNRPTRANSKDKDNDSTKQAGEDESESGEKGSNSSPDVRPKSSKHRSSSESLTSQERSERHKARRSSKSKESSDKKQSSRGGEEQNESPNSSLPDIPRHGRRKKTSKSKPHAADTYKSSHSDPGPNTGTESICVSLETTMCQTP comes from the exons ATGTCAAACGGCAAAGTGAAGGGCCTTCTAAAGGGCCTCAGACATATATTTG AGAACGAGAAAGAAGCTGAAATGCAAATTGGGCTTCCAACAGATGTCAAGCATGTTGCCCATATTGGCTGGGATGGTCCTTCTGCCAATAATCCAAGCTGg ATGAATGAATTTAGTACGGCACCATCGATCACATCTGCTCCTTTTAATCGTCCTACGCGTGCAAACTCCAAAGACAAAGACAACGATTCTACGAAACAGGCCGGTGAAG ATGAGAGCGAAAGTGGAGAAAAGGGTTCAAACAGCTCGCCGGACGTGCGGCCTAAATCATCAAAACACCGATCGTCAAGTGAGTCTCTGACCAGCCAAGAAAGATCAGAGAGACACAAAGCAAGACGGTCTTCCAAGTCAAAGGAGAGCTCCGACAAAAAACAAAGCAGCCGAGGAGGGGAGGAGCAGAATGAGTCGCCCAACTCAAGCCTCCCAGACATCCCAAGACATGGGCGGCGGAAGAAAACGAGCAAATCCAAGCCCCATGCTGCGGATACATACAAGTCCTCGCATTCGGATCCTGGTCCCAATACTGGAACGGAATCCATATGTGTATCCCTGGAAACCACCATGTGTCAGACACCTTAG
- the LOC111807202 gene encoding glutathione gamma-glutamylcysteinyltransferase 1-like — MAMAGLYRRILPSPPAIDFASSEGKQLFIEAVQHGTMEGFYRLISYFQTQSEPAYCGLASLSMVLNALAIDPGRKWKGPWRWFDESMLDCCEPLEKVKARGISLGKLVCLANCAGAKVQAFRTNQSTIDDFRKYIHRCSTSDDCHIISSYHRAALKQTGTGHFSPIGGYHAGQDMALILDVARFKYPPHWVPVKLLWKGMEHVDEATGQHRGFMLISRPHREPGLLYTLSCKHEDWVNIAKYLMDDVPLLLKSEDLKDTQDVLTVIFASLPLNYSDFIKWIAEVRRTEDSGQSLSPEEKARLALKEEVLKQVQETDLFKHVGQCLSLESSCHKMVTLSHENNLPEIAASVCCQGAEMLNGNAGVSAGYCCRETCVRCFSANGDKPATVVCGMVVNGNDEQEFDMLVPSSSQVRSGCCFSGTKNGIGIHPAASDVLTTLLLALPAETWIGIKEEKLLRELQKLVCTENFPTLLQEEVLHLRRQLHLLKKYQENKVDLDLSAPPPS, encoded by the exons atggcTATGGCGGGGTTGTATAGGCGGattcttccttctcctccgGCGATCGACTTCGCTTCCTCCGAGGGGAAG CAACTCTTCATAGAAGCTGTTCAACATGGGACTATGGAAGGTTTTTATAGGTTAATCTCTTATTTTCAAACACAATCAGAGCCTGCATATTGTGGTCTGGCCAGCCTATCAATGGTATTAAACGCACTTGCCATTGATCcaggaagaaaatggaaag GACCTTGGAGATGGTTCGATGAATCTATGTTGGATTGTTGTGAACCATTGGAAAAGGTTAAAGCTAGAGGCATCTCATTGGGAAAACTTGTATGTCTGGCTAACTGTGCTGGAGCAAAAGTCCAAGCCTTTCGAACAAACCAAAGTACTATAGATGATTTTCGCAAATACATACATAGATGCTCCACTTCTGATGATTGTCATATCATTTCGTCTTATCATAGAGCAGCATTGAAACAG ACAGGAACTGGTCATTTTTCGCCTATTGGTGGCTATCATGCTGGGCAGGACATGGCACTTATTTTGGACGTTGCACGCTTTAAGTATCCTCCTCACTGGGTTCCGGTCAAACTTCTTTGGAAAGGTATGGAACACGTGGATGAAGCAACAGGACAACATAGAGG GTTCATGCTTATATCTAGGCCGCATAGGGAGCCAGGATTGCTCTATACTCTG AGCTGTAAACATGAGGACTGGGTGAACATAGCGAAGTACTTGATGGATGATGTTCCTCTTCTCTTGAAGTCAGAGGACCTTAAAGACACACAGGATGTTTTAACTGTTATTTTTGCATCACTGCCCTTAAATTATAGTGATTTTATCAAGTGGATTGCTGAGGTCCGAAGGACAGAAGATAGTGGTCAAAGTTTAAGCCCAGAGGAGAAAGCAAGGCTTGCTCTGAAG GAAGAGGTGTTGAAACAGGTACAGGAGACTGACCTTTTCAAACACGTAGGACAATGTCTGTCTCTAGAAAGTTCGTGCCACAAGATGGTTACATTATCTCATGAAAACAATTTGCCTGAGATTGCTGCGAGTGTATGTTGCCAAGGAGCAGAAATGTTGAATGGGAATGCAGGCGTCTCAGCTGGTTATTGCTGTCGTGAAACATGTGTGAGATGCTTCAGTGCTAATGGCGACAAGCCTGCAACAGTTGTGTGTGGAATGGTTGTTAATGGCAACGATGAACAGGAGTTTGACATGTTGGTTCCATCATCATCTCAAGTAAGATCTGGATGCTGCTTTTCTGGCACGAAAAATGGAATCGGGATTCATCCAGCCGCCAGTGATGTGTTAACAACACTTCTTCTTGCCTTGCCCGCGGAAACATGGATTGGTATAAAAGAAGAGAAGCTTTTGCGGGAACTACAGAAACTTGTTTGCACGGAAAATTTTCCCACCTTGCTTCAAGAAGAG GTTTTGCACTTGCGGCGTCAGCTCCATCTTCTCAAAAAATACCAGGAGAACAAGGTCGATCTGGATCTAAGTGCACCACCTCCTTCTTAG